GGCGGCCAGATCTTTCTGGTAAACTTGCATATCGACCCAGACGGTATCCAGATCGGCAAGGATGAAGGCCTCAGCGTTCTCCTCCAGAACTTCACCGAGAGAAATGTGTTTCTGGATAACGATGCCGGCAAAGGGAGCCTTCATTTCGTAACGGGTGTAGGTTATGTCAGGCTGTTCAGGCAATGTCGCCAGATAATCATCAGAGAACCCGAGAGCATGCAGCTTCTGCTCTGCTGATCGCAGGGCAATGCCAGCTTCAACCGAGGATTGACGGGCGTCGAGATATTCCTGCTCAGAGGTAATCTTCTTCTGCCATAGCCGCTCTTCCCGATCAAAGCTCAGCTGGGCAAGCTGGGCTCTCTCCCTGGCGGCCAAAAATTCGGCCTTGGCGTCAGCCAGGTCCCGACTCTCGATGACGGCCATGACCTGGCCCTTACGGACCCTGTCGCCCTGCTTTTTGAATACCTGACGGATAATTCCTGATACGCGGGGAACCACATGCGCTACGCGATCAGCATTCAGCACGATCTCCCCGGGAAGATCGACATATTCTTCCAGGGAAGCAGGTGCTGCTTTGGCCAGAACGATACCGAACTCCTTCTGATCGGCGGAGGAAAGTTGGACTGGCTCCTCGGTGTGATCGTCTTCTTCCCCGGCGTGATCGTCATGACCTTCATGGCCCTTCTCTGCATGGTCATCATGACTTTCTTCGTCGTGCTCGGCATGGCTATCGCCATGCTCGTCATTGTGCGACTCATCATCATGACCA
This is a stretch of genomic DNA from Desulfuromonas sp.. It encodes these proteins:
- a CDS encoding efflux transporter periplasmic adaptor subunit; this translates as MQLNRKIKIFAFLIAGAAIVAGAVFISLQGDNPQKAITQKLSVEESHAEHGDDSHGKSEEDLDDLFGDKDDDGHNHESHADGHDDESHNDEHGDSHAEHDEESHDDHAEKGHEGHDDHAGEEDDHTEEPVQLSSADQKEFGIVLAKAAPASLEEYVDLPGEIVLNADRVAHVVPRVSGIIRQVFKKQGDRVRKGQVMAVIESRDLADAKAEFLAARERAQLAQLSFDREERLWQKKITSEQEYLDARQSSVEAGIALRSAEQKLHALGFSDDYLATLPEQPDITYTRYEMKAPFAGIVIQKHISLGEVLEENAEAFILADLDTVWVDMQVYQKDLAAIRKGQAVVVQVGHGVPVARGVIGFVGPMLGEETRTALARVELDNTSGDYRPGMFVTARVAVAKTPVKVAVEKTALQTMEGKTVVFVKTTDGFEPRPIEIGRQNTVNLEVVSGLKAGETYAAKGAFTLKAQLSKGAFGDGHNH